A DNA window from Amycolatopsis sp. DSM 110486 contains the following coding sequences:
- a CDS encoding SDR family oxidoreductase translates to MSAVRRWFVTGASRGLGRALTEVVLDRGDRVVAAVRRPESVADLEQKYGSQIEVEQLDVSDLPAIDEVLGRVLARGPLDVVVNNAGFGVIGALEDQSPELVQSQLTTMLHAPIAITRAVLPALREHGGGHIFQISSMGGQMTFPGNTVYNAVKWGLEGFSESLAQDVAQFGIRVTIVEPGAIRTDFHHAASFPEGNPAYQEGAVAAVRGYFRTAGLDLYQGDAGKVAGAIHDLSTQENPPLRVPLGSDAFDALSATLQGRLDALAPLETLARSVAIDPAPEES, encoded by the coding sequence ATGAGTGCTGTCCGTCGCTGGTTCGTCACCGGGGCCTCCCGCGGCTTGGGCCGGGCGCTGACCGAGGTCGTGCTCGATCGCGGCGACCGGGTCGTCGCCGCGGTCCGGCGGCCCGAGAGCGTGGCCGACCTCGAGCAGAAGTACGGCTCGCAGATCGAGGTCGAGCAGCTCGACGTCAGCGACCTCCCGGCGATCGACGAGGTCCTCGGCCGGGTGCTGGCCCGCGGGCCGCTCGACGTGGTCGTGAACAACGCCGGCTTCGGCGTGATCGGGGCCCTCGAGGACCAGAGCCCCGAGCTCGTGCAGAGCCAGCTCACCACGATGCTGCACGCGCCGATCGCGATCACGCGCGCCGTGCTGCCCGCGCTGCGCGAGCACGGCGGCGGGCACATCTTCCAGATCTCCAGCATGGGTGGCCAGATGACCTTCCCCGGCAACACCGTCTACAACGCGGTCAAGTGGGGTCTGGAGGGTTTCAGCGAGTCGCTCGCCCAGGACGTGGCCCAGTTCGGCATCCGCGTCACGATCGTCGAGCCGGGTGCCATCCGCACCGACTTCCACCACGCGGCGAGCTTCCCCGAGGGAAATCCGGCCTACCAGGAAGGCGCGGTCGCGGCCGTGCGCGGCTACTTCCGCACAGCGGGCCTCGACCTCTACCAGGGCGACGCCGGCAAGGTCGCCGGCGCGATCCACGATCTCAGCACCCAGGAGAACCCGCCGCTGCGGGTTCCGCTGGGCAGCGATGCCTTCGACGCGTTGTCCGCCACGCTGCAGGGCCGCCTCGACGCCCTCGCGCCGCTGGAGACGCTCGCCCGGTCCGTGGCCATCGACCCGGCGCCGGAAGAATCCTGA
- a CDS encoding maleylpyruvate isomerase family mycothiol-dependent enzyme has protein sequence MDFERRAAEIVAQTELLQATAKGADLATRIAACPDWSLGQLLNHVGAGHRYAEGIVRTRASEAPADDYLRNPGHEVRPGSWLTDGARALATTLREAGPDAEVWTPVPAGAPRAAFYARRFLHETAMHRADVTLALGRSFTLDGDVAHDILDEWLELGSLPVMFDYFPERRALQGPGHTIHLAPTDHAASWTVDLTGDLPAWHPGTVGNPAVTVEAPLTDLLLIIYARVPATTAKLTGDTEFLGTWLSLVSFG, from the coding sequence ATGGATTTCGAACGCCGGGCCGCCGAGATCGTGGCGCAGACCGAGCTGCTGCAGGCCACCGCGAAAGGCGCTGACCTCGCGACGCGGATCGCGGCGTGCCCGGACTGGAGCCTGGGCCAGCTGCTCAACCACGTCGGCGCGGGGCACCGGTACGCCGAGGGAATCGTGCGCACGCGCGCGTCCGAGGCCCCCGCCGATGACTACCTGCGTAACCCGGGCCACGAAGTCCGGCCGGGCAGCTGGCTCACCGACGGCGCCCGGGCCCTGGCGACGACCTTGCGCGAAGCCGGGCCCGACGCCGAGGTCTGGACCCCCGTCCCCGCCGGCGCGCCGCGAGCCGCCTTCTACGCCCGCCGCTTCCTGCACGAGACGGCCATGCACCGCGCCGACGTGACGCTCGCCCTCGGGCGGAGCTTCACGCTCGACGGCGACGTCGCCCACGACATCCTGGACGAGTGGCTGGAACTCGGCTCCCTGCCGGTGATGTTCGACTACTTCCCCGAACGCCGCGCGCTGCAGGGACCCGGCCACACGATCCACCTCGCGCCGACGGACCACGCGGCGTCGTGGACCGTCGACCTCACCGGCGACCTGCCCGCGTGGCACCCCGGCACCGTCGGGAACCCGGCCGTGACCGTCGAGGCGCCGCTGACCGACCTGCTGCTGATCATCTATGCCCGCGTGCCCGCCACCACCGCGAAGCTCACGGGCGACACGGAGTTCCTCGGCACCTGGCTGTCGCTGGTGAGTTTCGGCTGA
- a CDS encoding sensor histidine kinase, which yields MTTQRVGPRIALVAEIAALGVLVVLDAVVFARSGSAQGTLALIAVDFAPGLGPVVAVLAVLRRRFPDHVALVATAVSCLSLLGTAVTAGVAALGQRLPVQPSGAEALAIALVVGACCHRLQRPPAATLSVLGGIAAVTAPVFRYGIGSPAALFSAAAAVAWGAALAIGLLLRDADARARAEAVEVRAAERLNLARELHDLVAHQITGIVVRVQAAHRVTERQGGDTSAFSEIEQAGAEALASMRRLVGTLRTDGENLFSPPSGLASAVDRAVPDDGTVTLDVPDDLGGLSATPEVVTTVHRLITEALTNVRRHAPRATDVRVSVRRDQRDLVVEVGNDGAAKPTRPGGYGLIGMIERVTAVGGTVSAGPAAGHRWLVAARLPLETA from the coding sequence ATGACCACCCAGCGCGTGGGCCCGCGCATCGCCCTGGTCGCCGAGATCGCGGCGCTCGGCGTGCTCGTGGTGCTCGACGCCGTGGTGTTCGCGCGCTCCGGCTCGGCACAGGGCACGCTCGCGCTGATCGCCGTGGACTTCGCGCCCGGGCTGGGGCCCGTGGTGGCCGTGCTCGCGGTGCTGCGCCGCCGTTTCCCGGATCACGTCGCGCTCGTGGCGACGGCGGTTTCGTGCCTGTCGCTGCTCGGCACGGCCGTCACGGCGGGCGTCGCGGCGCTCGGGCAACGGCTGCCGGTGCAGCCCAGCGGTGCGGAGGCGCTCGCGATCGCGCTGGTAGTCGGTGCGTGCTGCCACCGGCTGCAACGCCCGCCCGCCGCGACGTTGTCCGTCCTCGGCGGGATCGCGGCCGTGACGGCGCCGGTGTTCCGCTACGGCATCGGCTCGCCCGCGGCGCTGTTCTCGGCCGCCGCGGCCGTCGCGTGGGGTGCGGCGCTCGCGATCGGCCTGCTGCTGCGCGACGCCGACGCGCGGGCCCGCGCCGAAGCCGTCGAGGTGCGCGCGGCGGAGCGGCTGAACCTCGCGCGCGAGCTGCACGACCTGGTCGCGCACCAGATCACCGGCATCGTCGTGCGCGTGCAGGCCGCGCACCGCGTGACCGAACGGCAAGGCGGCGACACCAGCGCGTTCTCCGAGATCGAGCAGGCGGGCGCGGAGGCGCTGGCGTCGATGCGCCGACTTGTCGGCACGCTACGCACTGACGGGGAGAACTTGTTCAGTCCACCGTCCGGGCTCGCTTCGGCCGTGGACCGCGCGGTGCCCGACGACGGCACCGTCACCCTCGACGTGCCCGACGACCTCGGCGGCCTCAGCGCGACGCCCGAGGTCGTGACCACCGTCCACCGCCTGATCACCGAGGCCCTCACCAACGTCCGCCGCCACGCGCCGCGCGCCACCGACGTGCGCGTGAGCGTGCGCCGTGACCAGCGCGACCTCGTGGTGGAGGTCGGCAACGACGGCGCCGCCAAGCCCACGCGTCCCGGCGGCTACGGCTTGATCGGCATGATCGAACGCGTCACCGCCGTCGGCGGTACGGTTTCCGCGGGCCCGGCGGCCGGGCACCGCTGGCTGGTGGCCGCGCGGCTGCCGCTCGAAACAGCCTGA
- a CDS encoding response regulator transcription factor: MPVTVLIADDQAMVRTGFRLILEGEPDIEVVGEAADGQDAVRLARQLRPDVTLMDIRMPGVDGLQATKLLAGPDVADPLHVVMVTTFGLDENVHAALRAGACGFLLKDAGATLLIEAVHAAAHGEALVSPAITTRLLAHFVGSAGKERSEPDSPLTNRELDVVKAVAGGQTNAEICESLVLSLSTVKTHLAAAQRKLRARNRTEIAIWAWETGLVR; encoded by the coding sequence GTGCCGGTGACCGTGTTGATCGCCGACGACCAGGCGATGGTCCGCACCGGCTTCCGGCTCATCCTCGAAGGCGAGCCCGACATCGAGGTGGTCGGCGAGGCCGCCGACGGTCAAGACGCCGTACGGCTGGCGCGGCAGCTGCGTCCCGACGTCACGCTGATGGACATCCGCATGCCCGGCGTCGACGGGCTGCAGGCCACGAAACTCCTGGCCGGTCCCGACGTCGCCGATCCGCTGCACGTCGTGATGGTCACGACCTTCGGGCTCGACGAGAACGTCCACGCGGCCCTGCGCGCGGGCGCGTGCGGATTTCTCTTGAAGGACGCGGGCGCGACGCTGCTGATCGAGGCCGTGCACGCCGCTGCGCACGGCGAAGCGCTCGTCTCCCCGGCCATCACCACGCGGTTGCTGGCCCATTTCGTCGGCAGCGCCGGCAAAGAACGGTCCGAACCGGACAGTCCGCTCACGAACCGCGAGCTCGACGTGGTGAAAGCCGTGGCGGGCGGCCAGACCAACGCCGAGATCTGCGAGTCACTCGTCCTGTCGCTCTCCACCGTGAAGACTCACCTCGCGGCCGCCCAGCGCAAGCTTCGGGCTCGCAACCGCACCGAGATCGCCATCTGGGCCTGGGAGACCGGGCTCGTCCGCTGA
- a CDS encoding RDD family protein encodes MTIPAPGPGVVGRRVVQRVLDQLLATVPVAVVAVLVVLYVPPPGSLLTFIKIVAFTTFGIWTIASLYLEIWWPHRHGGQTPAMRWLRIRVVLPDGGQPPLRAYVIRAVLMVVDGFCWGLAGVVIMLVSPRRQRLGDLVAGTLVVRVPARVPASTSASADEPGLPGPDGDLGAVASPKLALGGREVSLHGGERQDE; translated from the coding sequence ATGACCATTCCCGCGCCCGGCCCCGGCGTGGTGGGCCGACGGGTCGTGCAGCGCGTGCTCGACCAGCTGCTCGCCACCGTGCCCGTGGCGGTGGTCGCGGTGCTTGTCGTGCTCTACGTGCCCCCGCCCGGCTCGCTGCTCACGTTCATCAAGATCGTGGCGTTCACGACGTTCGGGATCTGGACCATCGCGAGTCTGTACCTCGAGATCTGGTGGCCGCACCGCCACGGCGGCCAGACGCCGGCGATGCGCTGGCTGCGGATCCGTGTGGTGCTGCCGGACGGCGGGCAGCCGCCGTTGCGCGCCTACGTGATCCGCGCGGTGCTGATGGTGGTGGACGGGTTCTGCTGGGGCCTCGCGGGCGTGGTGATCATGCTGGTCAGCCCGCGCCGGCAACGCCTTGGTGACCTGGTCGCGGGAACGCTGGTAGTGCGAGTACCGGCGCGTGTCCCGGCCTCGACCTCGGCCTCAGCGGACGAGCCCGGTCTCCCAGGCCCAGATGGCGATCTCGGTGCGGTTGCGAGCCCGAAGCTTGCGCTGGGCGGCCGCGAGGTGAGTCTTCACGGTGGAGAGCGACAGGACGAGTGA
- a CDS encoding alpha/beta fold hydrolase: MRTPSAVLVAAVITATAAATVPAVATAAEDPYTSQKITWGDCAFKPATGAKPAQCAEITVPRDWANPSAGTDLKVSISRVAATGDRQGAILVNPGGPGGQGTSLAGQLAGLEPTVNAQYDFIGMDPRGTGQEGSSDKGLSCQVPTGRLPGTALDARDRSAASIAAHQATPRAIAEACQSDALTPYITTWQTTHDMDLIRTLLGDQQLDYLGYSYGTWLGAKYASMFPDHAGKIVLDSSVNFEGRLQADFEAFPVVDQRQFDDVYVPWLSRQFPDQLGKTPEAVKQKYEQVRAYYAGKDMSPDNFDHIFVGNGSKLQWLLAALVFTQGAAALDGTVPAPPKDLAADLDAESRTAFGVPAADLTVAKVVAATPDYVPVGGTRYAVACGDQPTRSAAWYKNLSDRQGPVDPLYGWSYGLSEPCGYWSEAPQHELPDLPASVASHVLVVQGEFDPQTGYEQGRAGARAAGVPLISVDDAPFHGEYAINGNPCVDGLVNTFLTKNSRPASTTCPGVPLPGEDEVHPVAGPVDHHAGGVATEVRDALSHLRQNVQDLIRDLNSGS, encoded by the coding sequence GTGCGAACTCCCAGCGCAGTACTGGTCGCGGCGGTCATCACCGCCACCGCGGCAGCCACGGTCCCGGCGGTGGCGACCGCGGCCGAAGACCCCTACACAAGCCAGAAAATCACGTGGGGCGACTGCGCGTTCAAACCGGCCACCGGGGCGAAACCCGCACAATGCGCCGAAATCACCGTTCCGCGCGACTGGGCGAACCCGTCCGCGGGCACCGACCTCAAGGTGTCGATCAGCCGCGTCGCGGCGACCGGTGACCGGCAGGGTGCGATCCTCGTGAACCCCGGCGGCCCGGGCGGGCAGGGCACCTCGCTGGCCGGCCAGCTCGCCGGGCTCGAGCCGACCGTCAACGCGCAGTACGACTTCATCGGCATGGATCCGCGCGGCACCGGCCAGGAAGGCAGCAGCGACAAGGGTTTGTCGTGCCAGGTACCAACGGGCCGGCTGCCCGGCACCGCCCTCGACGCCCGTGACCGCTCCGCCGCCAGCATCGCGGCGCATCAGGCGACGCCGCGTGCGATCGCCGAGGCCTGCCAGAGCGACGCGCTCACGCCGTACATCACGACGTGGCAGACCACACACGACATGGACCTGATCCGCACGCTGCTGGGCGACCAGCAGCTCGACTACCTCGGCTACTCCTACGGCACCTGGCTCGGCGCGAAGTACGCGTCGATGTTCCCCGACCACGCGGGCAAGATCGTCCTCGACTCCAGCGTGAACTTCGAAGGCCGCCTGCAGGCCGACTTCGAGGCCTTCCCCGTGGTCGACCAGCGCCAGTTCGACGACGTGTACGTGCCGTGGCTCTCGCGCCAGTTCCCTGACCAGCTGGGCAAAACGCCGGAAGCGGTGAAACAGAAGTACGAACAGGTGCGCGCGTACTACGCGGGCAAGGACATGTCACCCGACAACTTCGACCACATCTTCGTCGGCAACGGCAGCAAACTGCAGTGGCTGCTCGCCGCGCTGGTCTTCACGCAGGGCGCAGCCGCGCTGGACGGCACCGTCCCGGCGCCGCCGAAGGACCTCGCGGCCGACCTCGACGCCGAGTCGCGCACCGCGTTCGGCGTGCCGGCCGCGGACCTGACCGTGGCGAAGGTCGTCGCGGCGACGCCCGACTACGTGCCGGTGGGCGGCACCCGCTACGCCGTGGCCTGCGGTGACCAGCCGACGCGGTCGGCGGCCTGGTACAAGAACCTCAGCGACCGCCAAGGTCCCGTCGACCCGCTGTACGGCTGGTCCTACGGGCTCAGCGAGCCGTGCGGCTACTGGTCAGAAGCGCCGCAGCACGAACTGCCGGACCTGCCGGCGTCGGTCGCGAGCCACGTTCTCGTGGTGCAGGGCGAGTTCGATCCGCAGACCGGCTACGAGCAGGGCCGCGCCGGGGCTCGTGCGGCCGGCGTGCCGCTGATCTCCGTGGACGACGCGCCCTTCCACGGCGAGTACGCGATCAACGGCAACCCGTGCGTCGACGGGCTCGTGAACACCTTCCTCACCAAGAACTCACGGCCCGCCTCGACCACATGCCCCGGTGTGCCACTGCCCGGCGAGGACGAGGTGCACCCCGTGGCCGGGCCGGTCGACCACCACGCCGGCGGCGTCGCGACCGAGGTGCGCGACGCGCTTTCGCACCTGCGCCAGAACGTGCAGGACCTGATCCGCGACCTCAACTCCGGGAGCTAG
- a CDS encoding cytochrome P450, giving the protein MSSALIADPDTYVEGVPYDVLAKLRRETPVTRVGDFWAVLRHSDARDVLRNPATFSSQLGGTQIRDPATPEDLGYVRRMMLNMDPPEHGRLRGLLTKAFTPRAIGRLTERIEGWAHDLVAAVADRGECDFAKDVAADLPLLTLAEVFGVPEQDRRLMFDWSNRVIGFQDAEYAVSATVRPEDVTDLARAALAVRPEPGPDGSMPDPRTRAGMPDLYAYANALGAYKRSHPGDDVMSNLMQHVDDDGGRVSIAEFENLFWLFSVAGNETLRNGLPGGLAALLRHPEQYRKLLDDRSLLPGAVEEMLRWWTPVMHFRRTATEDTRLSDVDIKAGDKVVVWFSSANRDETVFADPDAFDVTRAPSEHLTFGHGPHFCLGSHLARVQMRALFEAVLEQLGEVRLAGEPRRLRSNFQNGLKSLPIQWG; this is encoded by the coding sequence GTGTCGAGTGCCCTGATCGCCGACCCGGACACCTACGTCGAAGGCGTGCCCTACGACGTGCTCGCGAAGCTGCGGCGCGAGACGCCGGTGACGCGCGTCGGCGACTTCTGGGCCGTGCTGCGCCACTCCGATGCGCGCGACGTGCTGCGCAACCCCGCCACGTTCTCGTCGCAGCTCGGCGGCACGCAGATCCGCGACCCCGCGACGCCCGAGGACCTCGGCTACGTGCGGCGCATGATGCTGAACATGGACCCGCCCGAGCACGGCCGGCTGCGCGGGCTGCTGACCAAGGCGTTCACGCCGCGCGCGATCGGCCGGCTCACCGAGCGCATCGAGGGCTGGGCCCACGACCTGGTCGCGGCCGTCGCGGACCGCGGCGAGTGCGATTTCGCCAAGGACGTGGCCGCCGACCTGCCGCTGCTCACGCTGGCCGAGGTGTTCGGCGTGCCCGAGCAAGACCGGCGGCTGATGTTCGACTGGAGCAACCGCGTGATCGGCTTCCAGGACGCCGAGTACGCGGTGAGCGCCACCGTCCGGCCGGAAGATGTCACGGACCTCGCCCGCGCCGCCCTCGCCGTGCGGCCCGAACCGGGGCCGGACGGCTCGATGCCCGATCCGCGCACGCGCGCCGGGATGCCGGACCTCTACGCATACGCCAACGCCCTCGGCGCGTACAAACGCAGCCACCCCGGCGACGACGTGATGAGCAACCTCATGCAGCACGTCGACGACGACGGCGGCCGCGTCTCGATCGCGGAGTTCGAGAACCTGTTCTGGCTGTTTTCCGTGGCGGGCAACGAAACCCTGCGAAACGGCTTGCCCGGCGGGCTCGCCGCGCTCCTGCGGCACCCGGAGCAGTACCGCAAGCTCCTCGACGACCGCTCGCTGCTGCCGGGCGCCGTCGAGGAGATGCTGCGCTGGTGGACGCCCGTCATGCACTTCCGTCGCACGGCCACCGAGGACACCCGGCTGTCCGATGTGGACATCAAGGCCGGCGACAAGGTCGTGGTCTGGTTCTCCTCGGCCAACCGCGACGAGACCGTGTTCGCCGACCCCGACGCGTTCGACGTCACGCGCGCGCCGAGCGAGCACCTGACGTTCGGCCACGGCCCGCACTTCTGCCTCGGCTCGCACCTGGCGCGCGTGCAGATGCGGGCGCTCTTCGAGGCCGTCCTGGAGCAGCTCGGCGAAGTCCGTCTCGCGGGCGAACCGCGGCGGCTGCGGTCGAACTTCCAGAACGGCCTCAAGAGCCTCCCCATTCAGTGGGGATGA
- a CDS encoding alpha/beta fold hydrolase has product METLKLRTDGSGEPAVLLLHGLGATGAVWDGLAELLDRRVLAPDLPGHGGSAPLPAYSFPAMAGAVATGLGAAGPVVVVGHSLGGVVALELASGRHGLDVAGVLALGVKVEWSAEDLERAAAMAARPPRLFASREDAEVAYLKVAGLAGLAPADPGGVTETADGWRLALDSAAFGVGAPDMPRLLAEATCPVVLAAGADDPMSRPEQLRALAADSVTLTGLGHNAHVEKPAALLPLLTQLTGRAE; this is encoded by the coding sequence GTGGAAACGCTGAAGCTGCGCACCGACGGGTCCGGCGAGCCCGCCGTGCTGCTGCTCCACGGCCTGGGTGCGACCGGCGCGGTGTGGGACGGGCTGGCCGAACTGCTGGACCGGCGCGTGCTCGCGCCCGACCTGCCCGGTCACGGTGGTTCGGCGCCGTTGCCGGCTTACTCGTTCCCGGCGATGGCGGGCGCGGTGGCCACCGGGTTGGGTGCCGCCGGGCCGGTGGTCGTCGTGGGTCATTCCCTGGGTGGCGTGGTGGCCCTGGAGCTGGCTTCCGGGCGGCACGGTCTGGACGTCGCCGGGGTGCTGGCGCTGGGCGTCAAGGTGGAGTGGAGCGCCGAGGACCTGGAGCGCGCCGCCGCGATGGCCGCGCGTCCGCCGCGGTTGTTCGCCTCGCGGGAAGACGCCGAGGTCGCGTACCTGAAGGTCGCCGGGCTCGCGGGCCTGGCGCCCGCCGATCCCGGTGGCGTGACGGAGACCGCCGACGGTTGGCGCTTGGCGTTGGACTCCGCCGCGTTCGGCGTGGGCGCGCCGGACATGCCGCGGTTGCTGGCCGAGGCGACGTGCCCCGTCGTGCTCGCCGCCGGCGCCGACGACCCGATGTCACGCCCCGAGCAGCTGCGCGCGCTGGCTGCCGACTCCGTCACATTGACGGGGCTCGGGCACAACGCCCACGTGGAGAAACCCGCCGCACTGCTGCCGTTGTTGACGCAGCTCACGGGGCGTGCGGAGTGA
- a CDS encoding acyl-CoA thioesterase II has translation MITDPVHPGIDQLLKLEPLERNLFRGTSHEGSPQRAFGGQVAAQALTAAGATVPEDRHVHSLHGYFIRGGRTDLPIVYEVERTRDGGSFTTRRVAAIQNGETIFSLSASFQKPAGSSEHQARMPEVPAPDDVEVRDEDELPIMLSVIEARFISDPAAGLPDVGSGPRQRIWVRAKGRLPDNPLAHVCALTYISDIRLAGTAALPHRDEPGRAQLTSLDHAVWFHRPFRADEWLLFDMESRSFTNERGLTHGEFYTTDGRLVASVTQEVLLRRR, from the coding sequence GTGATCACCGACCCCGTACACCCCGGCATCGACCAGCTCCTCAAGCTGGAACCGCTCGAGCGCAACCTCTTCCGTGGCACCAGCCACGAGGGTTCGCCGCAACGAGCGTTCGGCGGGCAGGTGGCGGCGCAGGCGCTCACCGCGGCGGGCGCGACCGTGCCCGAGGACCGGCACGTGCACTCCCTGCACGGCTACTTCATCCGCGGCGGCCGCACGGACCTGCCGATCGTCTATGAGGTGGAGCGCACGCGCGACGGCGGCTCGTTCACCACCCGGCGCGTGGCGGCGATCCAGAACGGCGAGACGATCTTCAGCCTCTCGGCGTCGTTCCAGAAACCGGCCGGCAGCAGCGAACACCAGGCCCGCATGCCCGAGGTCCCGGCGCCCGACGACGTCGAGGTCCGCGACGAGGACGAGCTGCCGATCATGCTGTCGGTGATCGAGGCACGATTCATCAGTGACCCGGCAGCGGGGCTGCCGGACGTCGGCAGCGGGCCGCGCCAGCGCATCTGGGTGCGCGCGAAGGGCCGGCTGCCGGACAACCCGCTGGCGCACGTGTGCGCGCTCACCTACATCTCCGACATCCGCCTCGCGGGCACGGCGGCGCTGCCCCACCGCGACGAGCCGGGCCGCGCGCAGCTGACCTCACTCGACCACGCCGTGTGGTTCCACCGCCCGTTCCGCGCCGACGAGTGGCTGCTGTTCGACATGGAGAGCCGCAGCTTCACCAACGAGCGCGGCCTCACCCACGGCGAGTTCTACACCACCGACGGCCGGCTGGTGGCCTCCGTCACGCAGGAAGTCCTGCTGCGGCGGCGGTGA
- a CDS encoding response regulator transcription factor, whose protein sequence is MIRFCVIDDHEVIHDGLRAMAEREPDLEFLGGATTVTDGEVLVEQVQPAVAILDLRIGERDGGNGIDLCRTFTGRYPALSVVMFSAYGNGELLAKAIEAGAAGYLLKETSVGRVPGILREITTRGSWFEPRIASELLHRRARGDAAPPAFSSRELDIVHGISRGENNHEIGEHLHLSPHTVKYHIASMLRRHDVHRRAELVRLASDLHLLD, encoded by the coding sequence GTGATCCGGTTCTGCGTGATCGACGACCACGAGGTCATCCACGACGGCCTGCGCGCCATGGCCGAACGCGAACCCGACCTCGAATTCCTCGGCGGCGCCACCACCGTCACCGACGGCGAGGTGCTGGTGGAACAGGTTCAGCCCGCGGTCGCCATCCTCGACCTCCGCATCGGTGAACGCGACGGTGGCAACGGGATCGACCTGTGCCGAACGTTCACCGGCCGGTACCCGGCGCTGTCCGTGGTGATGTTCAGCGCATACGGCAACGGCGAACTCCTCGCCAAGGCCATCGAGGCGGGCGCCGCGGGTTACCTGCTGAAGGAGACGTCGGTCGGGCGCGTGCCGGGGATCCTGCGCGAGATCACCACTAGGGGGAGCTGGTTCGAACCGCGGATCGCCAGCGAACTCCTACACCGCCGCGCCCGCGGGGACGCCGCGCCACCCGCCTTCAGTAGTCGCGAACTGGACATCGTCCACGGCATCAGCCGGGGCGAGAACAACCACGAGATCGGCGAACACCTGCACCTCAGCCCGCACACGGTGAAGTACCACATCGCGTCCATGCTGCGCCGCCACGACGTCCACCGTCGCGCCGAACTGGTGCGGCTCGCTTCGGACCTGCATTTGCTGGATTGA